In Cryptomeria japonica chromosome 5, Sugi_1.0, whole genome shotgun sequence, the genomic window TGCTCCATATAGTTTTCTGACTTACAATTATTTGCATCATAAATCATGTCCCTGACAACGATCTCCAATGTGACAAACTGCTCCATCTGTGCAGTGGTTTCCTTTAACTCTATTCCATCTATTCGAGCAACATCAAGGGCAACACTGAGGAGACTCTAACATTCAggaatccatttatccttatccttaatttcacCATCCTGGTCAACTAACCTAGGAATACCATGTTGGATTACATCTTTACACTCatcatattcattttgtaattttgcatcgaatttatcatgctttgcaagtagactttcaattttctcaatctctttggcATTTGCTCCCTCCAAATTATTCTCATGCAGCTTGACCCCCAGTATGTTTTTTATCCTGTTATGTGATACTGCATTGTCCACACTTTTTTGAAACacaacccaaaagtcttccaagtgaccctgttgcttttcaaatcttttattcaataagaAAGAAGTAGTATCAATTCTTATACTTTGCATATGTTTGAGAATTATTTGATTTTCCTGCTGCAATTCCTCACATTTATTCTTCCATTTTGTATTTTCAGGAGAAAGCAACATGGGTTCAAACTGTCCACTTCTTTTAATGGCCTCCTCATACATAGCTTTGTACTGATTCCTTTCCCTTACCACTCTAACTATCTATGCCctgttgaatttggaaatatctactcctatatctgttgagacaataggatcaatttctcccacctttaatttcatcatgtgtccaaaatccctatccacatcaatgattgttGGTCTCTTGTTTGGTGCATACAATGCCCATAGCATTAGTTCTTCCACATCTAGACCAAACCTTgacccaataaaaatgtcattatctccctgaatatccaatttgaattccttattaTTAGAGTGccataaactatcaaaaataaaagaggcactCAGGTCCCATCATGGAAAAAGAATTACTCTGGCCTCTATCAGTAATTGTCTCCCTCTCTGTGGAGTCATTATGACCAATTCTGCTTCTATATCCTCTTTTAGTTTCTTCAATAATTCTGCCTCGTTTTCAAGTGTCACATTTGGGATAGACTCCCTCAACCTTTTGTCtttgaaattataaagaaaagacttaaaaaaatttggatttaacaaatacatcatctgcCACAAAAGCAACATGTCCATCCAATCTTGCATCtttataaattttcattttagttacaatttgatcATCTTCATTGAACTCTTCTTCCACATATTTTGCCTGTGACCTAGAAATGGCTTCAATGCCTCCTGCTTCATACTCCATCTCCATTAACCTTTTTCTTTTCTCCTCCAATTGTTTGTTTAGGTTATCAATCACTTCTTCAGCCTCTGTATCTTCCATGTTCCTAAATATATCTTCCGCTTCCAAACTCACGTGCAAATAATCACCTAGATTTTGCCTTTTCTTGCAGTAGTGGATATATCCTTGTGGATCATAATTCTTTCTTGCAAaatgttttaataaattaaattcttcCATTAATATCTTTTCAATTACATCATAGGCTTTTGTTGAAACAATTGTGAAATCTCCAAAGCTGAGAGTACCTGGCAAGAAAGCTTGCTTACGCAGATCCCCAAAGTTtttagcatttgagacactcaatTGTCTATCAATCTCCAAGTATGTTATTTGGTCAGGAACACattttggcaacatatagggagttcCTTTAAACCCATATATCCTGAAACATGTGAAGTCCTTATGGACATAACAATCTCCCCatttatgattcactatctttctgtcatcaaaatctttaggtcttaaaaatattttaatatcatctgagattgttccatcacaaggaaatccatacatccgataaattggctttactatccattcctcaaatttgatataatttgatcatgtgtaatGAGAATCCCAAACAAAAGTCCATAATTGAACTGGTTGCTCCTCCCCTTGCGTATTTCTGACGTTAAGCCTCAATTCGgtgggccacatacccctaaaacatccatagaataagattgaatgcatcaataatgagtaaaacttaaaattagggcaattattatcCCTGGGGTTCAAAAATCCAAAATGCATTCTCTCTACCAAATATGATGCATAATCAAATAGCCTGGGTTCATACATTTGAATGTCTAAAGCTAAAACTAATGGCCCAATACTTGTGAGGTCTAGAACCTCAACGCCTCCTAACTGCCCACAAGACATATAGGTGTATTGAAGGTAATGTCTGAACAAATCAATGTTAAATGGTGCCTCATCCTGTTTTGTAAGTTCTCCTGCTTCTTCTTTATGGACGGCTAGTTTCCACCCAAGGTATGTAGTGTCCACTCCTTGATATgcctcttccaattccccaaaagaCAAAGGTTTATCAAAACCAGAATCTAGGTTGAACACTTCATTTATAGTGTTTACTGAAAACCTTATGAAGGCTTCTCCATTTGGAGTCTGAATGTATCTTcccacaaaattataatttctcactagaatctctaaaactttcaaatttaaaaaaacattagggACAATTATCTTACCCAGATTTGTAACCCAGGGGTTGTAGAGCGGAACCTCCCTATTTCCCCTCAagtaatgaaataaaaataattcatagccccttaccctagtccaaacatccctgacatccttgtatctatcttccaattgatcccACCCAAGTAGATGTTGTTTTGATCTTCTAGACTTAGGGCCAGGTGCTtgcatttgatcaatcatatcatGGTTCAATTTTCTAGCTAGGGCATCTTCTCGTGTTTTGGATTTCTTGGCTCTTGACTCCGAACACTTGGCTAATCTCTTTTTCCCTATAGAACTAGATGCCTCCATTTCTGCAACTGCAATTTCTCACTCTACCCTTCACGAATTAGAAGTCTCTATTATCCTAGTTTCCTTCACTGTGTGAGATCTATGTCAGGCAACTTCAATTATATAACAAATGTATTCAATGCCAAACTCGCAATGATTAGCATCCCATAAATTGGCTTTGTGTGAACTCGATGCAAGCATTTAATAAGAGTCCTCTGctttagttttaaaatttgatttgacAATGGCTCATAGGCACAGGTCTCCCCGGTGTAATTTTATTTTGGTGCCATAGGCATAACTCTCTCCCTTTCTTCAATACATTGAGATTACCTATTGATCAGCATATGTTGGTCTGATGATTTTCAcaacctcttgatttcttcttactgaTCAAGATAACATAAGCTGATGACCTCTCTTCTTGTTGATCGGTGAGAGTTATCTTgctagtctcatcgggcatcgggataacttaaaatgtgttcaggcgatGGCCATAATTTCCCCGATGTCTTTTCCCTCAGCGTAGCTCCTCCCAATACGTTATGTCTCATCATAAGCTTTGCCAACATTCTCATCGGGaatagtcttaccgatagcctcatcagcAATCGGCAAGATAGGATTTCTCCATTGTCGCTTGTGTGTGTTCTACCGATGGACTTCATTAATGTATTCTATaatgatcacatgcttctacttgtcttaagtgttaccatcgggttgacttttgccaATAGTgcagatttcaaaaaaaatttaacttttgcttttccttatgaatacaaatgtttataatctTCTTAATGGGTTCAATATAAAGTGAACAAAACCCCTAACACAAAAAtggactccactattcctagttattctttaagatacttttgaagcatacattttggcAAAATATgtcaaagtgaaagctcatccatATCTACCATCTGATAACAACACATGTTTTTGCTTCAAAGGAATCTTGAAAACCTTTCGATAAGTTACCACAatcacatttgcattttttatCACTCCAAGAAATGTCTAATAAGCTTTCTATCCTCCAATTTGAACCTTGAGAGGATCTCTTTCTGCCTTGTCTCATCTTAGTGTCACCTTCAATTTGCCCAGCTAATGGTTGGTTTACAGGAGCCAAATCACAGATGGATGGGAGTTGATCACCTTCAAGCTCCTTTAAATTTAGCTACTCTTGACTTACTGCTTGGCCTAGTTTGCAAACTCTAGAAAATCTTAGTGATGTAGAGAGGCTATAGCATCCCTCAAATCTTTGTGAACCTTCTTGACCTTATCACTACTTTGATCTTATCGGAGttctttgacattgttgtaatataCTTGGTGCTCTTGTGATCTGTCAATTAATGTTGTTCATGATATtactgtgttgaatgttcaatggttttggttcattttgttactttttctatgtttaagtatttcaatttggtatattatactgaaacatcatttcataactaacatttcaggTTCTTTATAagtagttctaagaagacttccatACTTGCGACATCGTTTTTCTTAGTTTGGGAGGGGACAAATGAGCTTCCACATtcgcgtggttggccctgttaagtagagaaaattaaactattcttgaaacaaagagaagctcaataaggtaacacacttttcaatatttcattatgctccactattaatcttattgatgctaagcatcttgtttgtaggttacatattcagtgttgtaggttgtgaacatgcttctacgagacaattccccattacaagtgaatgcatgcctcattggttttgtgagtttattttgttctagaatagacatactttctctgttcattccttaacatttgttcattttattttagaatagacacactacctcattttgttcattcatagttcattttgagtttattttgggtcgaattcgaagaaagagcatgcataaaaggaggtgcAACTGCTGGAAACTGACTGTTAAACTAAGTTAttgattcttcactaaaacccctgGATCCTGATTCTAATTTTATTTGGGTGTTGTCCGAGCctgattccccttggattcctcAAAGGTCCTTCTTAGGTGGTTGGGTCCTCAGTGATTATTCATCATCTGTTGTGCCTAATTTTGGGGCAAATTAATAAAGTGTTGTTGGTTGCAAAGTGTACAATTTAAATTGATATCTCATATATGCTAGAACCTTTTGTAAGGGGTGTGATCTGACCCAAACTACTATTCAAATTGAAATTGTCCTAAATACACATGTCATCATTAGTGCAAtctgatctttatttctatttttgttgatttcttcatactgttataaggatgtgaaacttctattagtgatttcttaatggtcaactggttatcatattgattagtaatcaACTTTGAGATAGtggcattatttatcactagattttgTCATCCTACTATCTTAATGATTAGATCtggtattgtcaatatttttctgagggtttcaagacctaattgagcatcattaatcaaatcagtttctaCATCTATGTAATTCACtgtatgagtgtttactttgatttcatttcagtctgtcataaattaaataaattcaggATTACATTTGCTCTCAACTacttttatatcattggagtatattttatgtcatatatgtgtgtgtgtgtgtgtgtgggtgtgggggtgtgtgtgtgtgtgtacgaacGTACCCATACCCATACCCAAGGATTTTTTTTTGCCGATTTCATGAATCCATACCCGAATCGGTAACTTAGCTGTTAAATTATCTAAAAGCCATCTTgtctcatgtatgacctatgaggggcttctaactgatgaaattatcctcaaaactccacctttttcaggcctcaaactgatgatgaacttagaaatccacattttctctaaaaactaatgcctGAACTGATGAATTATACTAAGAACTTGCATTCCAACTTGAAGCTCACTTAACTaaaactcccaccctttagtcatttccatgtgcatgtttatggtagtccaatctactaaaaaatactatcatgactgcactttcatttctcatagaaggtgatcatatctcaATGTTGCATAGTTTAATCTCAAACTTACTGCCATGTGCCTCTATATTTAGAACCTAATTTCTATCACAATACTTATTCGTCACTCCTCATTACTGGTCTACAACATTGTATCACCATTGTACTGAGCCTTTGTGCATGCATTATGACTATTACACctttgaatgcctttgagttcttttttttctttgatagacttgatcttcttatctctctatgactgtaatttgtctttgatttgctttgagacaaggcttttatggactacaattgacattgatggaatctccttgtattgcccttaagtttggagccttgaaatggagtgtacgccttatgatggcactatctactttgtgttctacaatattctcatgtctccaactcatatgattatcttttatgactagatatatctttgtaagtgctttctttgttaatcattatctccttgagctGTGTATGCCTAAGACTGCAATACTGTTCTTGATAGTCTTgttgctcactattttgtagaTTTTTCCTTAGGCATgtgcactatcacatgtttccctttaaacaaggtctaggactatacctaaccctacactattatccatgactgcatactgagttctaggtctctatctttataatatcctcctttgatagtattttttaacaacaatatgactatttatgaatgctttatgtactAGTTGCAAGACAttttttggcatttactattataatttcttatgataagtcttctcatgcattcttgtagctatttcatatttatcttcttgataatgaagtacctactacgcttaatcctttgtaattggcaaaagtcaacccgatggtaacaccgacaagtagaagcatgtgatcaggatAGCATACACTATTTAAGTCCATCGACAGAACacacactagtggcaatggagaaatcttgtcttgtcgatagccgatgaggctattggtaagacttTTCCCGATGGACactgaaaaaaattaaaatgcatcggcaaaggttatggcgATAAAGGGTCATCGGTGTAGACAAAAGTAGTagggattttttaaaaaaatattggggaagatcagaattctgacgaacaccacaagacaacAGACGATGTTGCCATACCTGTGACAACAAAAATGTCATAGGATGTAGCCTCATTCGTCATTGTAATCATCGAAATTCTGACATCTCCTTAAAAATGGTCCATCGGTAGAACACACACTAGCGGAAATGGAGAAATCATGTATTTATCCCGATATACACTGGCAATAGTAAAATGCATCGCAAAGGTTATGATGAAAAAgggtcatcgacaaaggttacgGCGATTAAGGATGCAATGAGGTCAGAATTTTGATGTCTCGTCAAACAAACATGCCActtagcggcaatggagaaatcttgtcttgtcgatagccgatgaggctatcagaAAGACTTATTCTGATGGACACTGGAAAAAGTAAAatacatcggcaaaggttatgacgATAAATAAAGGGTCATCAGCAAAGGTTACGGTGATAAAGGATGCAACAAGGTTGGAATTTCGATGTCTCCTCGTCAAAAAAACATGTCGGGGGTGCATAGAAATTTCCGACGTGGGGTTGTCAAAATTTCATTGTGAATATCATCGTCAGAATCACCAACAAAAAAATAGCGACAAGGATTTTCTCCCCAAATACGTTTGAATTTCGACGTTTAGTTGTTTGAGTTCTGACGAACGCTCGTCGGAAAACCACGCCAAATGTACTAGTGGATCTGATATATGAAATGAATGTGAAGACATGGTGGGTGTAAAAAATGATAAACTTGTGTGAAGGAATGGAATTAAACAAAATAAGGTCAGTTATATTTGAATGAATTAAGGTGtggataaataaataatataaaaatgatttcaatttcacattttttgatataaaattttattaataacATTTCTTAAAAGGACCAAAAAACAATTTGGAACTGGTATGAGTATGAACATTTTACCATTACAATAACATGCTAGAAGAGGTTTAGTAAATTCAAGAACACTATGGTGTTAAGATCTTCATTCAACCACAACATAACTATGATAAAGTATAGACCCAAGAACTTCAAAATCTTAGTGGTGTACCATAAATATGATAAACTATAGAGAAACAAGTAGAAATATTTAAATTGATCCATACTACTCAAAATTTGATATACAGTGTACTTGTGGTAGTCTAGAATTTCATGGAGAGAAACCTCAATGGTTACTCTTCAATATATTGATAGATATatgagttgaaaaagaaataagagCTTATGTAAGAAAATGTATAACCAATCAAATAAAGAATTTTTTTCTTCCCAAAATAAATTATTAGGAAAATGTGCTGAAAGGTTTGGATAAAaactttgtaattttttattatcaACTAGGACATTACTTATAGTAGAAACCAAGAAAGATACTAACTTTTGGATTACAACTACACATGACTTAACATCTGTCCAAGTAATTTTTGCTCTAATTGGaggtatatataaataaatatatattttcttaTTATTAGAAAACAAATGTGATTCTTTATATTAATGTGGTTTTTTTTTGCAGATAATGATATACACTATCAAGTACTAAAGTATATGCAATTCACATTGGGTTCCATACCAATAGTTCATATAGAGGATGTATCTAATGCCCACATTTTTTTGATGGAGCATCCAAGTGCACAAGGCCGTCATATTTGTTCTGTTGATTCTGCAACTATCAAGTCTCTCAAAGATTTGCTTTCCAAACAATTAAAGACTTCACTTAAGTAAGTAAATATTTTTTAgtcattttttaattgttttatttgtcTAGAGTAGATATTCTATAAATAACTATTGTCTTTGATATTTATTTTAGGTTGTATGAGGAGGACTCCATTAATAGATATGTaccattttcttccaaaaaattaTTGGATATGGGCTTCTCTTACAAATATAGTTTGGAGCATACTTTTGAAGAAGGTAtagaatgttgtaagaaaaataagATTCTGAATTAATAATTTAAGGCATCTCAATCTATTTTCCAAAATAGATTTACTTAACCACAAACATTTGTATCGTATACAAATTCTAATTGTATAAACTTTGAATTTGTAATTCTCTCGGATTAATAAAACCTTAATGTATTCCTTATAGAATGTTGTATTTCTCTGGGTTCACTAAAATTATCTACTCTTAATTTTATGTGAtaattatgtattagttttataaaaaaaattacagcttatctaattttttaatttttcgttTATTAAATTTGACTGCAATAATGCATTTTCTAATATGTTATAAATTCTTACAAGAATAAATTGTCTAAGTTCCTCATTTGTATCATAAACCCTCAAAAAGAATAATTTGTCTAAACTATATTTCTGCACTTTCTTGATGCACGGACATGACGTGGCATGGGCCTGAGGTTCCTTACTAAGTCTTGGTGACTAAATTGATTGATGACTAGGATCCACGTGCTATGCTTTTTTTGCATCTTGTGCAACCTTCATATCATGGACAACTTGAATTATGCATACTTCTTGTGCCATGTAGTGACAACTCAACATCCTTTTTTGAAGGTCTGTTGATGTATGTGGGCATATCTAGGTGACTTACGAAATTGAAGAACAGATCAATGCGAAGATTCTATTCATGCATATGAGCCATCATGGCAGAATTGATTGATAACCATCAAATTTCCAAGATATTATGCATCAAATACTAATCTTTTGTATAGTGTAAGAC contains:
- the LOC131074973 gene encoding putative anthocyanidin reductase, with the protein product MHRKGYDEKGSSTKVTAIKDAMRTLLIVETKKDTNFWITTTHDLTSVQVIFALIGDNDIHYQVLKYMQFTLGSIPIVHIEDVSNAHIFLMEHPSAQGRHICSVDSATIKSLKDLLSKQLKTSLKLYEEDSINRYVPFSSKKLLDMGFSYKYSLEHTFEEGIECCKKNKILN